One Gemmatimonadota bacterium DNA window includes the following coding sequences:
- a CDS encoding phosphoribosylformylglycinamidine cyclo-ligase: protein MADEKPNGSGAPGGPPAGDRLTYEDSGVDYDRIDPLKVLAQQAARATGANLERAGAHTGVREVAASRGESAYVVDIGDAYLASITECLGTKALVADAMREVQAESGVSRVSGPPVSKASGRTWYDHIAQDTIATAVNDLVTVGARPLSIHAYWAAGSSDWFDDTDRMNDLVDGWKAACDVLGVAWGGGETPCLTGVVEEDAIDLAASCVGIIQPKSRLTLGEDLAAGDAIVLLESSGIHANGLTLARKLSERLPEGYATVMPDGRTYGEALLDPTVLYPPVTEAAFEAGIGLRYIANITGHGWRKIMRHPGPFTYRITEVPPVPEVLQFMVEETRQTAEEAYGSLNMGAGFALFVRPEDGDAAVACAEAQGLRAWVAGVVEDGPRQVVIEPLGVTLSGESLALRD, encoded by the coding sequence ATGGCCGACGAAAAGCCGAACGGAAGCGGCGCGCCTGGCGGTCCGCCTGCCGGTGACCGGTTGACCTACGAGGATTCCGGCGTCGACTACGACCGGATCGATCCCCTGAAGGTCCTCGCCCAGCAGGCGGCACGGGCCACGGGGGCCAACCTCGAACGCGCGGGTGCGCACACAGGCGTCCGCGAGGTGGCGGCCAGCCGCGGGGAGTCGGCCTACGTGGTGGACATCGGCGATGCCTATCTCGCCTCCATCACCGAATGCCTGGGCACCAAGGCCCTGGTGGCGGACGCGATGCGGGAGGTGCAGGCGGAGTCGGGGGTGTCGCGGGTGTCGGGGCCGCCGGTATCGAAGGCATCGGGACGGACCTGGTACGACCACATCGCGCAGGACACCATCGCCACGGCCGTCAACGACCTCGTCACCGTGGGCGCGCGGCCCCTGAGCATCCACGCCTACTGGGCCGCCGGTTCGTCGGACTGGTTCGACGACACCGACCGCATGAACGACTTGGTCGACGGCTGGAAGGCGGCCTGCGACGTCCTGGGCGTGGCCTGGGGCGGCGGTGAGACCCCCTGCCTGACCGGCGTGGTGGAGGAAGACGCCATCGACCTGGCCGCCTCCTGCGTGGGCATAATCCAGCCGAAATCGCGCCTCACCCTGGGCGAGGATCTGGCGGCCGGGGACGCGATCGTCCTCCTGGAAAGCAGCGGTATCCACGCCAACGGCCTCACCCTCGCGCGCAAACTGTCCGAGCGACTGCCGGAGGGGTACGCCACGGTCATGCCCGACGGCCGGACGTACGGCGAGGCCCTGCTCGACCCCACCGTGCTCTATCCTCCCGTCACCGAGGCGGCTTTCGAGGCCGGCATCGGCCTGCGCTACATCGCCAACATCACCGGCCATGGCTGGCGGAAGATCATGCGCCACCCCGGCCCGTTCACCTACCGCATTACCGAAGTACCCCCCGTTCCCGAGGTCCTGCAGTTCATGGTGGAGGAGACCCGGCAGACTGCGGAAGAAGCCTACGGCAGCCTCAACATGGGCGCCGGCTTCGCCCTCTTCGTCCGCCCGGAGGACGGGGACGCGGCCGTGGCCTGTGCCGAAGCGCAAGGTCTCCGCGCCTGGGTCGCCGGCGTAGTTGAGGATGGCCCCCGCCAGGTGGTCATCGAGCCGCTGGGCGTGACGCTCAGCGGAGAAAGTCTCGCCCTGCGGGACTGA
- a CDS encoding YkgJ family cysteine cluster protein, whose product MAKGKFWHDGLQFSCHGCGHCCTFPGGFIYGSEKEFRRIAEYLDLPFETFLEKYTEEIDGYVSLVSPDDGPCVFYDRGCSIYPVRPSQCSSYPFWQDILKSKRRWEREAETCRGMNKGKHWTRKEIEAQVASRTENLMAAKKRE is encoded by the coding sequence ATGGCTAAAGGCAAGTTCTGGCACGACGGATTGCAGTTCTCCTGCCACGGGTGCGGTCACTGCTGTACCTTCCCGGGTGGATTCATCTACGGCAGCGAGAAGGAGTTCCGGCGCATCGCCGAGTACCTGGACCTGCCCTTCGAAACCTTCCTTGAAAAGTACACGGAAGAGATCGACGGCTACGTCTCCCTGGTCTCTCCGGATGACGGTCCCTGCGTATTCTACGACCGGGGTTGTTCCATCTATCCGGTGCGGCCGTCTCAGTGCAGCAGCTATCCCTTCTGGCAGGACATCCTGAAGTCCAAACGGCGGTGGGAACGGGAAGCTGAGACATGCCGGGGCATGAACAAGGGGAAGCACTGGACACGCAAGGAGATCGAAGCGCAGGTGGCGAGCCGGACGGAGAACCTGATGGCGGCGAAGAAGCGGGAGTGA
- a CDS encoding RidA family protein, with the protein MEQDASTPPAAPPPPPEAVYLTSETTASMNLPFSDAVRVGHLLFLSGQIGNIPGTTDLATGGIQGEARQTMENIRAVLEANGSSMDRVIKATVMLADIAEWPAFNEVYVTYFPGDKPARSAFAGSGLAFGARCEVEVIATVGE; encoded by the coding sequence ATGGAGCAGGACGCATCGACGCCCCCTGCTGCGCCCCCGCCCCCGCCCGAGGCCGTATATCTCACGTCGGAGACCACGGCGAGCATGAACCTGCCCTTCTCGGACGCTGTGCGCGTGGGGCACCTGCTGTTCCTCTCCGGACAGATCGGGAACATCCCCGGTACGACTGACCTGGCGACGGGCGGCATCCAGGGCGAGGCCCGCCAGACCATGGAGAACATCAGGGCGGTCCTGGAAGCCAACGGATCCTCCATGGACCGGGTGATCAAGGCCACGGTCATGCTGGCGGACATCGCCGAATGGCCCGCCTTCAACGAGGTGTACGTCACGTACTTCCCCGGCGACAAGCCGGCCCGCAGCGCCTTCGCCGGCAGCGGCCTGGCCTTCGGCGCGCGGTGCGAAGTCGAAGTGATCGCCACGGTGGGAGAATAG
- a CDS encoding CAP domain-containing protein, whose amino-acid sequence MHGFGLDNAKGRAELAPLPGRPRSIPLLLVLIAGLPWLPGCGSDGNPAVTAPADPPPPAEPSSKPPATTVSPFSDIERGILAGINVYRGQGGTCGDDSYDPTTPVTWDDGLAEAARVHMEDLLANDLSADYHTGSDGSSIADRVTRASPQTAWLVLGENIILTQGTARDQLTEKWLTDWHESPVHCRNQLNLVFNRAGVSVGVKNGLYAAVVVFGQKAGA is encoded by the coding sequence ATTCACGGGTTTGGTCTCGATAACGCCAAGGGACGGGCTGAATTAGCACCTTTACCCGGTCGGCCACGCTCGATCCCGTTGCTTCTCGTCCTGATCGCCGGACTGCCCTGGTTGCCGGGTTGCGGATCGGATGGCAATCCGGCCGTGACCGCCCCCGCCGATCCGCCCCCGCCGGCCGAGCCGTCCTCGAAACCACCGGCTACGACGGTCTCGCCTTTCTCGGACATCGAGCGCGGAATCCTGGCGGGCATCAACGTCTACCGGGGGCAGGGAGGAACTTGCGGGGATGATTCCTACGATCCGACAACACCGGTTACCTGGGATGACGGACTGGCCGAAGCCGCGAGGGTCCACATGGAGGATCTCCTGGCCAACGATCTGTCCGCCGACTACCACACCGGTTCGGACGGATCAAGCATAGCAGACCGTGTTACGAGGGCAAGCCCGCAGACGGCGTGGCTCGTCCTGGGCGAGAACATCATACTCACCCAGGGAACGGCACGTGATCAATTGACAGAAAAATGGCTCACCGACTGGCACGAATCCCCGGTCCATTGCAGAAACCAGCTGAACCTCGTATTCAATCGGGCAGGCGTAAGCGTCGGAGTAAAGAATGGCCTGTACGCAGCCGTCGTCGTCTTCGGCCAGAAAGCCGGCGCCTGA